A stretch of the Fusobacterium varium genome encodes the following:
- a CDS encoding carbamoyl phosphate synthase large subunit — protein sequence MLDKSIKKTLVIGSGPIIIGQAAEFDYSGTQACETLKKEGIEVVLINSNPATIMTDKAVADRIYIEPITADFVEKVIAKERPDSILAGMGGQTALNMAVELSEKGILEKYGVKVIGTPIESIKRGEDRELFREAMEKIGEPIIQSKIVENLEDGFKVAREIGYPVVVRPAYTLGGTGGGFAYNPKELEDILMKGLALSRVGQVLIEKSILGWKEIEYEVIRDKDGNCITVCNMENIDPVGIHTGDSIVVAPSQTLSDREYQMLRTSAIKIVNEIGVIGGCNVQFSLHPKSFEYAIIEINPRVSRSSALASKATGYPIARVATRLSLGYLLDEVKNEVTGKTFACFEPALDYIVVKIPKWPFDKFKKADKKLGTKMMATGEVMAIGNNFEAAFLKGIRSLEIGRYNLEHPVAKKMTMEELKAAVVKPDDERIFIVAEMLRRGYIKEKLQKITGIDKFFMEKIEWIVKQEEILKDTEFKNLDETYLRNLKKKGFSDKGIASLMGVTEKDIERKRKYLHIEPVYKMVDTCAGEFAADSSYFYSTYDQYDEVEVSDRRKIVVIGSGPIRIGQGIEFDYCTVHAVKTLKKLGIESIIINNNPETVSTDFSTADKLYFEPLVTEDIMNILEKEKPEGVILQFGGQTAIKLANDLSDRGIKVIGTSADKIDEAEDRERFEEMMEVLNIARPKGRAVWDVAHGIEIANEIKYPVLVRPSYVLGGQGMEICHDEYNLVKYLEASFDRDPSNPVLIDKYLNGIELEVDAICDGEDILIPGVMEHLERAGVHSGDSITIYPQQNLYEGTEAELLEITKRIAKALEVKGMMNIQFIAYEHKLYVIEVNPRSSRTVPYISKVSGVPVIEIATRVALGEKLKDMAYGTGIYKKPNVVAVKVPVFSTEKLSSVEVSLGPEMRSTGEVLGVGNNVDEAIYKGLLGANRVHLIKDRKILVTIRDKDKEEFLPIAKSLIAHGSILYATKGTQKFLAENGVEATIVNKIDEPSPNISDILKNREVDLLINTPTKANDAQRDGFKMRRTAIEYGVDVLTALDTINAILRMQDGHIEEDKLDVFDVSKI from the coding sequence ATGTTAGATAAGTCTATAAAAAAGACATTAGTAATAGGTTCAGGACCAATCATAATAGGACAGGCAGCAGAGTTTGACTATTCAGGAACTCAAGCTTGTGAAACATTAAAAAAAGAGGGAATAGAGGTTGTACTTATAAACTCTAATCCAGCAACAATAATGACAGATAAAGCAGTAGCTGACAGAATATATATTGAACCAATTACAGCAGATTTTGTTGAAAAAGTGATAGCCAAAGAAAGACCTGACTCTATTCTTGCAGGAATGGGAGGGCAGACAGCATTAAACATGGCTGTGGAACTATCTGAAAAAGGTATTCTTGAAAAATATGGGGTAAAAGTAATAGGAACACCTATTGAATCCATAAAAAGAGGAGAAGACAGAGAACTATTCAGAGAAGCTATGGAGAAAATAGGAGAACCTATTATTCAAAGTAAAATTGTTGAAAATCTTGAAGATGGATTTAAAGTAGCTAGAGAAATAGGATATCCGGTAGTTGTAAGACCTGCTTATACACTTGGAGGAACTGGTGGTGGATTTGCATATAATCCTAAAGAGCTTGAAGATATACTTATGAAAGGACTAGCTTTATCAAGAGTAGGACAAGTTCTTATTGAAAAATCTATTTTAGGATGGAAAGAAATTGAATATGAAGTAATAAGAGATAAAGATGGAAATTGTATAACAGTATGTAATATGGAAAATATTGATCCAGTAGGAATTCACACTGGAGATTCAATAGTTGTTGCACCTTCTCAAACTTTATCTGACAGAGAGTATCAAATGCTTAGGACTTCTGCTATCAAAATAGTAAATGAAATAGGGGTTATAGGAGGATGTAATGTACAATTTTCTCTGCATCCAAAATCATTTGAATATGCAATAATAGAGATTAATCCAAGAGTATCAAGATCATCAGCATTAGCTTCTAAAGCAACAGGATATCCAATAGCAAGAGTGGCAACAAGATTATCATTGGGATATTTGCTGGATGAAGTAAAGAACGAAGTAACTGGAAAAACTTTTGCCTGCTTTGAACCTGCTCTTGATTATATAGTTGTAAAAATACCTAAATGGCCATTTGATAAATTCAAAAAAGCTGATAAGAAACTTGGTACAAAAATGATGGCAACAGGAGAAGTTATGGCAATAGGGAATAACTTTGAAGCAGCATTTTTGAAAGGTATCAGATCATTGGAAATTGGAAGATATAACTTAGAACATCCAGTAGCTAAAAAAATGACTATGGAAGAATTAAAAGCAGCAGTAGTAAAACCAGATGATGAAAGAATCTTTATAGTTGCAGAAATGCTGAGAAGAGGATATATCAAAGAAAAGCTGCAAAAGATAACAGGAATTGATAAATTCTTTATGGAAAAAATTGAGTGGATTGTTAAGCAGGAAGAAATTTTAAAAGATACAGAATTTAAGAACTTAGATGAAACATATTTAAGAAATCTTAAAAAGAAAGGATTCTCAGATAAAGGAATTGCTTCTTTAATGGGAGTTACTGAAAAAGATATTGAAAGAAAAAGAAAATATCTCCATATAGAGCCAGTATACAAAATGGTAGATACTTGTGCTGGGGAATTTGCTGCAGATTCTTCATATTTTTATTCAACATATGACCAATATGATGAAGTGGAAGTATCTGATAGAAGAAAAATTGTAGTAATAGGTTCAGGACCAATCAGAATAGGTCAGGGAATAGAATTTGACTACTGTACAGTTCATGCAGTAAAGACATTGAAAAAGTTAGGAATAGAAAGTATAATAATCAATAATAATCCAGAAACAGTATCAACAGATTTTTCAACAGCAGATAAACTATACTTTGAACCACTGGTAACAGAAGATATAATGAATATACTTGAAAAAGAGAAACCAGAAGGAGTAATACTTCAATTTGGAGGACAGACAGCAATCAAATTAGCAAATGATTTAAGCGACAGAGGAATCAAAGTCATAGGAACAAGCGCAGACAAAATAGATGAAGCAGAGGACAGAGAAAGATTTGAAGAAATGATGGAGGTTTTAAATATAGCAAGACCAAAAGGAAGAGCAGTATGGGATGTAGCTCATGGAATAGAAATAGCAAATGAGATAAAATATCCAGTATTAGTAAGACCATCATATGTACTTGGAGGACAGGGAATGGAAATCTGTCATGATGAGTACAATCTAGTAAAATATTTAGAAGCATCATTTGACAGAGATCCTTCAAATCCAGTATTGATAGATAAATATCTAAATGGAATAGAATTGGAAGTAGATGCTATATGTGATGGAGAAGATATACTTATTCCAGGAGTAATGGAGCATCTGGAAAGAGCTGGAGTTCACTCAGGAGATTCAATTACTATTTATCCTCAGCAAAACTTATACGAAGGAACAGAAGCTGAACTTTTAGAAATAACTAAGAGAATAGCGAAGGCTCTGGAAGTAAAAGGAATGATGAACATTCAGTTTATTGCATATGAACATAAACTTTATGTAATAGAAGTAAATCCAAGATCATCAAGAACAGTTCCATATATTTCAAAAGTATCAGGAGTACCAGTTATTGAAATAGCAACAAGAGTAGCCTTGGGAGAAAAACTTAAAGATATGGCATATGGAACAGGAATTTATAAGAAACCAAATGTAGTAGCAGTAAAAGTACCAGTATTCTCAACAGAAAAATTATCGAGTGTAGAAGTATCATTAGGACCAGAAATGAGATCAACAGGAGAGGTATTGGGAGTAGGAAATAATGTTGATGAAGCTATTTATAAAGGATTGCTAGGAGCTAACAGAGTACATCTTATAAAAGACAGAAAGATACTTGTGACAATCAGAGATAAAGATAAAGAGGAATTTTTACCAATAGCTAAGAGTTTGATAGCGCATGGATCAATTCTATATGCAACAAAAGGAACACAGAAATTCTTGGCAGAAAATGGAGTAGAGGCAACAATAGTAAATAAAATAGATGAACCATCACCAAATATATCAGATATATTGAAAAATAGAGAAGTAGATCTACTGATAAATACACCAACAAAAGCAAATGATGCTCAAAGAGATGGATTCAAAATGAGAAGAACAGCAATAGAGTATGGAGTAGATGTATTGACAGCTTTAGATACAATTAATGCTATACTTAGAATGCAGGATGGACATATTGAAGAAGATAAACTAGATGTATTTGATGTAAGTAAGATTTAA
- a CDS encoding carbamoyl phosphate synthase small subunit gives MKGKLILENGMSFEGKIFGELGETVGELVFNTGMTGYQELLTDPSYCGQIVVMTYPMIGNYGINLEDMESSKIHLKGFVIKEDAKLPNNFRCEMTLDGFLRQNKVVAFKGVDTRQLTKIIREEGAMRAIITSQDLTQKEIDEHFEKFCNKDAVSKVSTKEIYEIPGTGKRIGVMDFGIKRNILRSFKKRNCHMVVFPWNTTAEEIMNYNLDGLFLSNGPGDPADLTEVINEIKKIVGKLPIVAICLGHQLLAWALGGSTTKLKYGHRGCNHPVKDLEKNKIFITSQNHGYVVDNVPEAMKVTHINLNDNSIEGMKSNELRIMCVQYHPEAWPGPSDSDYLFDDFLQVIEG, from the coding sequence ATGAAAGGAAAACTTATTCTTGAAAATGGTATGAGTTTTGAAGGAAAGATTTTTGGAGAGTTAGGTGAAACTGTTGGTGAACTTGTTTTTAATACAGGAATGACAGGATATCAGGAACTTTTAACAGATCCTTCTTATTGCGGACAGATAGTAGTAATGACATATCCTATGATAGGGAATTATGGAATAAATTTAGAAGATATGGAATCTTCTAAAATACATCTGAAGGGATTTGTAATTAAAGAAGATGCAAAACTTCCAAATAACTTTAGATGTGAAATGACTTTAGATGGTTTTTTAAGACAAAATAAAGTTGTAGCATTTAAAGGTGTAGATACAAGACAGCTTACAAAAATAATAAGAGAAGAGGGAGCTATGAGAGCTATAATTACTTCTCAAGACCTTACTCAAAAAGAAATAGATGAACATTTTGAAAAATTTTGTAATAAAGATGCTGTAAGTAAAGTAAGTACAAAAGAAATTTATGAGATACCAGGTACAGGAAAAAGAATTGGAGTAATGGATTTTGGTATCAAAAGAAATATACTTAGAAGCTTTAAGAAAAGAAACTGTCACATGGTAGTTTTCCCTTGGAATACAACTGCTGAGGAAATAATGAACTATAACCTTGATGGACTATTTCTTTCAAATGGACCTGGAGATCCAGCAGATCTTACAGAAGTAATAAATGAAATAAAAAAGATAGTAGGAAAACTTCCAATAGTTGCGATATGTTTGGGACATCAGCTTTTAGCATGGGCATTAGGTGGATCAACAACTAAGTTAAAATATGGACATAGAGGATGTAACCATCCAGTTAAAGATTTAGAAAAAAATAAAATATTTATAACATCACAAAATCATGGTTATGTTGTAGATAATGTACCAGAAGCTATGAAAGTGACTCATATAAACCTGAATGACAATTCTATTGAGGGAATGAAAAGTAATGAATTGAGAATAATGTGTGTACAATATCATCCAGAAGCTTGGCCTGGACCATCTGATTCTGATTATTTATTTGATGATTTCTTGCAAGTTATAGAAGGTTAA